One Paraburkholderia sp. IMGN_8 DNA window includes the following coding sequences:
- a CDS encoding LssY C-terminal domain-containing protein, translating into MLSAIIFYTFLFLALVIVPVGLILVVLLLLDHERRLWQSVTAVAGHIGAMMAQRPVISGLLKRFPRTADFLGRRLDSHAPWGLPATVAGVGILFGLWFFLGVLQHILANDPLVALDIRLHNAVPLFRTTGMTWFMITLTQMGSAAVLSLLCAGIAALALAREQRRLAATFMLALAGTALISAIAKALVGYARPTDAIISVQEASFPSGHMLSGTVVYGLLAALLLGSRVRRGVRALGITLLLLVIVGIGLSRLYLGVHWPSDLLGSLALALILLACLFFFQHHDHPVRWIDTFPLPLRSRVFHFTGSAVLVIAIGTTAILTSRTKMVLIGPPPVAHALDIHTLRTSLPPDLPRWSEDLIGGRMEPISLVFVGSEIDLVDAFTRAGWTRADLPTPLRVVQEALAALRNQPDLTGPATPAFFANRPQNLTFEKPDAGSPSIRRRHHTRLWRTTYCLVPSCRPVWVATASYDVGVSFSQRLHLPTHRIDPAIDNERTLIATDLHRAGATLEGSVMVAPPLHGMNAAGDPFSTDGRAVVLVLPGGFKSETQHH; encoded by the coding sequence ATGCTTTCCGCAATCATTTTTTACACGTTCTTGTTCCTCGCCCTGGTCATCGTCCCGGTCGGGCTGATTCTTGTCGTCCTCCTCTTGTTGGATCACGAGCGCAGGCTCTGGCAAAGCGTAACGGCTGTTGCTGGCCATATAGGCGCAATGATGGCACAAAGACCTGTTATTTCTGGTCTTCTAAAACGCTTCCCGCGCACCGCAGACTTCCTGGGTCGCCGACTCGATTCCCACGCCCCCTGGGGCCTGCCGGCGACGGTCGCCGGCGTTGGCATTCTCTTCGGATTGTGGTTTTTCCTGGGTGTGCTGCAGCATATCCTGGCAAACGACCCCCTTGTGGCACTGGACATCCGGTTACATAACGCCGTGCCACTTTTCCGCACCACGGGGATGACGTGGTTCATGATTACACTCACGCAGATGGGCAGCGCTGCAGTTTTATCCCTCCTATGCGCGGGCATTGCCGCCCTCGCACTGGCGCGCGAACAGCGGCGTCTTGCGGCCACGTTCATGCTTGCGCTCGCGGGCACTGCCCTCATTTCGGCAATTGCCAAGGCGCTCGTTGGCTATGCACGACCGACTGACGCGATTATCAGCGTGCAGGAAGCGAGCTTCCCATCGGGACATATGCTGTCGGGTACTGTCGTGTATGGATTGCTCGCGGCACTTCTGTTGGGCAGCCGGGTGCGTCGGGGAGTGCGCGCTCTTGGGATTACGCTGCTGCTCCTTGTCATCGTCGGCATCGGCCTGTCGCGCCTCTATTTAGGCGTGCACTGGCCATCCGACCTTCTTGGCAGCCTCGCTCTGGCGCTTATTCTCCTTGCATGCCTGTTCTTTTTCCAGCATCACGACCATCCCGTCCGATGGATCGACACATTCCCGCTGCCCCTTCGCAGCCGCGTCTTCCACTTTACAGGCAGTGCCGTTCTTGTCATTGCCATAGGCACCACCGCCATACTGACAAGCCGGACGAAAATGGTCCTGATCGGGCCGCCTCCAGTTGCCCACGCGCTCGATATCCACACGCTGCGAACATCACTTCCTCCCGACCTTCCACGTTGGTCGGAGGACCTTATTGGTGGCCGGATGGAGCCGATTTCTCTTGTCTTTGTCGGCTCCGAAATCGATCTGGTGGATGCCTTTACGCGTGCGGGATGGACGCGCGCCGACCTCCCGACACCGTTGCGCGTTGTACAGGAAGCGCTCGCCGCGTTGCGAAACCAGCCCGACCTGACGGGTCCGGCAACGCCTGCCTTCTTCGCCAACCGGCCTCAAAACCTCACTTTTGAAAAGCCGGATGCGGGCTCTCCGAGCATTCGGAGGCGACACCATACCCGACTGTGGCGGACGACATATTGCCTGGTACCCAGTTGCCGTCCTGTGTGGGTGGCAACCGCTAGTTACGACGTGGGTGTCTCATTCTCACAGCGCCTTCATCTTCCGACCCACCGCATTGATCCCGCCATCGACAATGAGCGGACCCTCATTGCCACCGATCTCCATCGAGCCGGGGCGACACTGGAGGGAAGCGTTATGGTAGCGCCCCCCCTGCACGGGATGAACGCGGCGGGTGACCCGTTCTCGACGGATGGTCGTGCGGTCGTGCTGGTTTTACCCGGCGGGTTCAAGTCCGAGACGCAGCATCATTAG